DNA sequence from the Malus domestica chromosome 11, GDT2T_hap1 genome:
gtgctgttacgcttgtctccacatgcttccttgtatccttctcacttgccctatctgttcctcaggcagatgcggtatcttccctggaagcataagatgttgaagatgagtactcgagagcaatgccagggtagggggttccaggcagtcagttcctggctggaagcttgattccaagtgctgactgattgctctctttctccttgtcttgcaggtaagaacaaggccaaaggaaaagacagggaaaaagcatgatatgggatactcttgcttttaaccctgatgatatgagatattcttgctctagtatagcttgtttacagaggtattatcggggggaaagaaagctgaatatttcgaaaggcttcgttgggagtgccctctcagataagaggaagggttgagcatttttgcaggtctgcctgtccgttggggatggaggtcgacatatataggagtctccctaacatcaagtaataatgctattcctttaccctgcttggtcatagcacggtagtgggagctgccagcttcacaagttttaactctgtcagagcactttgaaaaagtggtctgtggtatctggaaagctgatgttgcgtgtgaagattatagacaagctttatccaaggagatccggctcttgaagttgggaaagtggtgcctcttcggttttcgaacaagcaatcatgtcggggatctggctctcgagattcggagaacgatgcctcttcgatttttgagaaagcaatcatgctgggggtgtggctctcgagattcggagagcggtgtcttcgatttttgagaaagtaatcatgttgggagtctggctctcgagattcggagggcggtgcctcttcgattttggagcaagcaatcttgttgggagtgttttctcgaatatgagtaaaggttgggcatgtttgctagtctaccttgccacgaagcacagaggttgacacgcagggactttccaattatccagcagtggtactgttcctttaccctctcttcgatttttgagaaagtaatcatgttaggagtctggctctcgagattcggagggcggtgcctcttcgattttggagcaagcaatcttgttgggggtgttttctcgaatgtgagtaaaggttgggcatgtttgctagtctaccttgccacgaagcacagaggttgacacacagggactttcaaattatccagcagtggtactgttcctttaccctctcttcgatttttgagaaagtaatcatgttgggagtctggctctcgagattcggagggcgatgcctcttcgattttggggcaagcaatcttgttgggagtgttttctcgaatgtgagtaaaggttgggcatgtttgctagtctaccttgccatgaagcacagaggttgacacaccgagactttccaattatccagcagtggtactgttcctttacccttgtgggtaataatatggtagctaggccttcaaaatttatgtgtctaaactttgttagtgttgtttctttgctattcttttacccttcttggtcagagcgatgtagtgagagttgcaagcttcacgtgtctcgactttgtcagagaactttggcaaagttatatgtggtactcatgagctactgttgcgtgtgggaagtgggtgattgaacagtacgattcatgtgctttctacttcgccagaaatcttcgacagaatgcccataatttccgcaaagctgagtgtgcgtgtgacaggtgctgacaaggctggaaaagtagtctcaactttgtcagagaactttggcaaagttatatgtggtacccatgagctactgttgcgtgtgggaagtggatgattgaacagtacgattcatgtgctttctacttcgccagaaatcttcgacagaatgcccataatttccgcaaagctgaatgtgcgtgtgacaggtgctgacaaggttgGAAAAgttggtgcctcttcgatttctgagatcggccctcgtggtctctgagcagcccagcttttgagaaagcaaacctcttcgatttctgagatcggccctcgtggtctctgggcagcccagcttttgagaaagcaaacctcttcgatttctgagatcgaccttcgtggtctttgagcagcccagcttttgagaaagcaaacgcctcttcgatttctgacatcgaccctcgtggtctctgagcagcccagcttttgagaaagcaaacgcctcttcgatttctgaagcttcgtcgagtgcagatttttatagaggctgacattaagttccaaagcacacttgaatatccaccagtagaagcttcattcttgcacttctaagatcttgatttgtccgacctcttctctcttctacacctttgaaaatgtctggcccctccgaccgtcgttttgacttgaaccttgttgaagaggcagccccgccttctccagacaacatatggcgcccatccttcgtctcccctactggtcctcttaccgttggggattccgtgatgaagaatgatatgaccgctgcggtagtggccaggaaccttctcactcccaaagataacagactactttccaaacggtctgatgagttggctgttaaggattctctggctcttagtgttcagtgtgcaggttctgtgtctaatatggcccaacgcctatttgctcgaacccgccaagttgaatcagtggcggctgaagtgatgagtctcaaacaggagattagagggctcaagcatgagaataaacagttgcaccggctcgcacatgactatgctacaaacatgaagaggaagcttgaccagatgaaggaatctgatggtcaggttttacttgatcatcaaagatttgtgggtttgttccaaaggcatttattgccttcgtcttctggggctgtgccgcgtaatgaagctccaaatgatcaacctctgatgcctcctccttctagggttctgtccagtactgaggctccgaatgatccccctccggtgccttctctttctggggctctaccgactgccgagacttctcctaagcaacctttgtgaaggctccctcttgtttgtttattttgacttaagtatatgtacatatttgtaatttatcggggatatcaataaataagttttccttcatttcaacgtattgtgttaaatcaccaaagccttcttcgctaagttctttgaattttcttttgttgaagcttgtatgttggagctttgtgagtggagcatgtaggttgaggtagtgttcccttaatttcccgagcgaggacaacttctcggttggagacttggaaaatccaagtcactgagtgggatcggctatatgaatcttagaacgccattgtgttctgtcctgtgtcatgtcctccgttagatccaagtactctaagtcttttcatagggtctctctcaaagttttcctgggtcttcctctaccccttcggccctgaacctctgtcccatagtcgcatcttctaatcggagtgagaatttaaaaacaaaaaattccattgtatttttttaggttaacaaacaagaaaatttacaaattctagaaaataaagttCCGTCATTTCTATTTCTgtcattttgaaattttttagtaatcttaaattttctcattttattttcttgtgttttaGAAAGTGTAATTTAGTAGTGAAATAAGAGAGGGATTGTGGTATTACTAAATTTGGATATCTGGGTTTgttttctaattaaaaattaatgtgAGGTTATagtgttatttgtttttgtgaGCATTACCAAATGAATTATTGGTTTTTCGAGATTGCATCACGGATTAATCAAACGAAGTTTTTGTTAGTCCCTTGCTTGTCCTTGTTTTTAGGGTTGCGTGAAAATACCTGTAGGTTGGTTCATTGGAACtgattgttttggttttggcacaatctgaaattttatttggtaGCATGCGATActaataacccacactatttttgaaactgaaccaaaataatccaccctaaactaacaaaataatagttgCATGTGCATAAGACACGAACAGTACAACACATTCATTTAGCAGCAAAGTTGACGAAAACCTGGTACATTTGAAGGTAATGCAAACAAACAATACGTGCTAGTTCCAACTGTGTAGAGATCTGCTCGCTCGTGAGGCTAGAGCGACCGCCTTTGCTCTAGTATCCGTCATCACCCAGTCTCTCTCCGCACGTCGCCGATGCTGCCTTGCATTTTTGGCTCTCTTGGGGGCTAACCGAGTATCCCTTTCCTCAAATGCACGTCTAAACTTTTCAGCCACAGACAACTCCTCGGGGCTGGAAAGAGATGAAGGTATTGCCTTTGGTGTAAAACCACGCACCGCCCATGTTTTGGGATCAATATCCTTGACAACAGAATCATCCAATTGGATGTCTGGGAATGCCTCCTTGGGAACTTGGGTTCCACTGAATCCGAAGGGTGATGGCTTTGGATTTACTGTAATGCGCAGGCATTCGGTGGCAAATCCCTCAAGAGAATCATTATCAATCTTTGGCTGCAAAACATGAAAGGAGGAATTAAAACATCACAAGGCAGGAACAGATAAAGAAGCAGAAAGTGATTCTCCTACTTGTTTCTCTAGGGGCATAATAATTGAATAGTCATAGCCGACCACAAACTCGTGCACCGCTTGCGGACCCAACTAATTACTAGTAGGGGCTGTAGCCCCCTATTAAATTTCCTTTAGGTTATTCAATCTTCCATATACATCTAAGCTTTCCAACTAATTACTAGTAGGGGCTGTAGCCCCCTATTAAATTTCCTTTAGGTTATTCAATCTTCCATATACATCTAAGCTTTCCTTGTGACACTGTTTTACACATCCCTACTCTTACTATTGCCAACATGCTACCATTCGAAGCCCAAAGATGGaatccattttttctttttaatcttTTCCAACTTTTCGGATAAGTTCACACAGAGAACCAAAAAATGTGTCCATTCTATTCATGGCATCGGGCATGGGATCACAACCTGTCTCGTTACAAGTTATCATTTGGTAATGCAAAGCATGTATGCATATGACAATAAAGGGAAAGTCAAGAAGACAGTCAAGCATTCTACTACGTAGGGAAGAGATGAAGCAACTTCATCATAACATAGTGGTGACAAAAGATCAAAGAAATTAATCATTGATGAAGAATAGTATCATAAAAGGACATGTTAAGTACATACCCATACAAGCCAACGCAATGACTCTGCACCATTCACAATTTCTGCAGTATTCAGTTCTTCCCAGGAATCTCCCTCTACATCATTCAACTTCGGTTTAAATACATCCAAGCACCTGCGTGCAGTGTGGTCACTCCTAGGGCTCCCTCTGCAATTCATAGCCTGTTATGAAGTTACTGGTAGTCAAACACAATATTACGGGCCACTAAAAGCACAAGGGGTGGAACAAAAAAGTAAAAGATTACTTGGCCTatactaattttattttagtggaGACAATTTCATATGATGATTACGAAGCAAAGGAATATGATTTTAGAAGCACCTTGGAGATATACTAGACAACTTCATATCTTATTATGATCAAATTGTTATTAATTCATTCCACAAGGTCAAGGTACAACTAAATTTTTCTACTTCGCAGTTAGAAAATTGAAAGTCAGTCACATTAACAACAAAGGAAAGATAGAAAAAAGCAACCGGGTTCAAATTCACTCAGGTGTTCGTATATCAATAAAACTTCTAATGTATAACAATGTCTTCTGGTTACAGAATCATTTCAATTCCAAAAGCTCTAATCAAGACCATGGCAAAGATTGATGCGCATATAGAAACTTGTAATgaagtttaaatatttttttatgttaagGAAAGGTGTTTACCCGCATCTCAAAGTCTCCAATGATTGGCAACGCTGCACAAGTTCAGAAACTCCAGCAGCAGTGATTTTGTCACACCGGCTGCAGAAGAAATGTATCAGTACAACCACAAAGTTTCTTCAGACAAAACAGACTAGAGAGTTTGAAACCAAAACACATGTTGATTCCTTAAGTATTAGCCAATCGCTACTCAGgtgattgaaacaaatattaacTAAGACCAACAATTTATATAAATTTGTGCCTCAAGGTTATTATAAACTTAAATACAGTTACAAAGTATCACACTTCACGGATTGGATATCGAAACTAAGACCAACAATCATCCGATTTCCGTTAAAACATTTCATCTTCTCCATGTTCAAAGTATGTTGGTGTCACTCAAATATCTTATTTAATCCGCAGTTAAGCCGATACACGATATTATCACACTGAGCATCCGTACCTAATATCAACAGCTTGAAGTGACCCACATATCTCGGCCACTTTTGCTAACCCGAAATCCGAAACATCTGATGCCGAAAGGTCAAGACTTTTCCATGTATGATCAGCCAAAGAGACAATAACATCGTCGTCGAGTAACTTTCTTCTTCTGGCAATTGCCACCAGTGCCACCTACCATATCAGAAATTGCAAAAATCTTGAGATTCAGAACCAGCAAATGTTAATTAGCTTCACATGTAAACAAAAACCCATCCACAACAAAGAAACCCATCACAGTTTTTTaccaaaagaaatcaaatttacagaAAAAAGTGGGTTTTGCTAATAAGGATAGAGAATAACCTTTATATCCGGCGGAAAGTTAAATGCAATCTCGGCCAAGTCGGGAATGATATCCTCCAAATGCCTGCCGACGATTCCGATACACAAACTTTGTAAACTCGGAGGAGTCTTGGCCCTTTCAAGCTGTGTTCCTGCCATGGATGTTTCAATTAAGCTCACAaatcgtgtatatatatacatacatacacatatatcTGTACGTGTGTAAGTATCTGAAACAAATTCAACTTTGGGACGTACTGGAGGATTGGATTTGAGGGATTTGGGGGCTGGGATTGGATTTGGAAATCAAATCCAACTTGTTCAAAGAATTCGTAATCGAAGCGATGGCTCTTCCTTTTTCCATCAAAATCGAAAATCAAAGACTTTCTTCCCCGACTttcaaaatcaaaaccaaaacccctaAATCTAAAAGCCGCATGACACTATTTTCCCGACTTTTCCGATTTTACaaaaagaaaggagagagagttaggcatcaaatttgaaggtagAATTAAGCtttaatcaatatattaattcGATATAAATTGACATATGTTGTCATTTTATTAGATTAgaaatatgattgtgtaaattttaatagatgtaataatgtattttatatttatattatgaatAGATTAACTATTAAATGTTATAATCCTAAACGGTAAGGAATTAACATTTTCTACTATTATaaataagagtaaattgtacaaatggtccctcaactttaatcaaattggagcaatggtccctcaactaaaaatccattaccattggtccctcaacttatcaaaatgtgtagctatagttattttcatcaattttgtcaaaattttgtcaaaataagctatgttgaaatgaccatttatataattagggtccctcaactcatcaaagtgtataattatggttcttttcgtcaactatgtcaaaaaatttgtcaaaacgagttatattgtaaggaccattgctacaattggattaaagttagaggaccatttctccacttgaattaaagt
Encoded proteins:
- the LOC103422975 gene encoding uncharacterized protein, giving the protein MEKGRAIASITNSLNKLDLISKSNPSPQIPQIQSSRTQLERAKTPPSLQSLCIGIVGRHLEDIIPDLAEIAFNFPPDIKVALVAIARRRKLLDDDVIVSLADHTWKSLDLSASDVSDFGLAKVAEICGSLQAVDISRCDKITAAGVSELVQRCQSLETLRCGGSPRSDHTARRCLDVFKPKLNDVEGDSWEELNTAEIVNGAESLRWLVWPKIDNDSLEGFATECLRITVNPKPSPFGFSGTQVPKEAFPDIQLDDSVVKDIDPKTWAVRGFTPKAIPSSLSSPEELSVAEKFRRAFEERDTRLAPKRAKNARQHRRRAERDWVMTDTRAKAVALASRASRSLHSWN